The DNA region agcctacctggaaccactgagcgcaaggctggaacatcgcagtgtgacacacatttgcacttttttggaccgtgagaagAAAACCGTTTTTGGATTCAGATGTATTCTGTATTCAGTAGACATATACCGCACTATTTCTTTTTGAAATACCAAGATTTCAGCATTTGCACAGTGACAGGGCACAGAGTGATTTTGGAACAGCTGTTTGGCAGCTCACTAATAACTAAACATTTCACAAAATCATCAACAttcttttaaacacattaagtaTAAACATTAACAGAGACACTGAGTTTTCTGTTTTAGCTTTAAGTGGTTGTTATACTCCCCCACccctaaatatttttaaaatggttttaaatgGTTTTGTGAGGGAGCTAATTAGCCATGCTAAATAACACCTGGTAGAACgtaaaattttatttgaaagctTGCCAAAGTACCATATCTCCATAATCCCAAAATGTCATTTATAACAATAAATTACAAACACTCATTTGTATGTGTAAAATGGCTACTCTGACCATTATTCTTTGCTCTTCACATTCAAACCGAAGAAAAGTGCAGGAGCTATGACAATGCTGGTCACAGCACACACAAGTGCTGGGTAAACCATTAACTCCACAGCATTGTTTGAGTTATACTGCCTTCAAATTGCACCAGAAATCTTGTATTTATGAGATGAGGGCACAAGAACGCCAAccaagaattttttttaaacctagcTATTGAGGACCAACTTTCAGAGCTGGGGGTGCATCAATAACAAAATGCCACAGTTGCCACAATAGATGTTTTTGAACGCTACCTCTACAGTCCTAGCTTGTATACATTTTGTGCACAAATTGTACTTATATCGATGAGGAATAGCAACAAAGCAAAATCAGAAGCAATATGCAAAAATATAACATGCTAGCCTGTGATTGAATGATAGGACAAACTAACAGGATAAAAGCTCACCTAATGTGCTTCATTAAGTAaggcaaaaataaacaacatgtttcttgtgattaaaaaataaacaattataaaaagGGGGTCCtttgtttcagaagaaatgtgtgATGAGTCAACAAACAGTTGGCTATATAATGTATTTGAGATAAATGAACAAATCATGCACTGCATTCTGTTGCCCTTAGGGTAGATTAGCCTTCCACTCCATTTTTGTGTTCTAGATCCTTCCAACTGTCAGTATGTTTTCACATTTGCCGCACATTGGGTTTTTCATTGCCACATTAATTTTAGAGTCACTGCTATGTTGAGGAATGATCCACCATGCCAATAAAACCTACTCAGTTTTTGTCATGTGGAGGTCAGTTTTTGAAAACAAGACTGTTGAATACAAGTTTTGTGTCCTTTATATACTTTTGCTATGTCTATCAAACCTTAAGCTTAATCTAGCTGCAGGTATGTATTGTAGTTGTGCTAACAGGCCAGATAATTAAGTAACATGATGAAAAAGCACACAGAGGTGTATCTATGAAAACATTGTTATTCAAAGTAAACTAGCTTTACGAGATATTCACTGGAAATTTATCTTGTCAATATAGTTGTAtgccatttaaaattcaaaataaattcTTTAAGCCATGCTTACATTGATCACACCAGATAAATAATTTAGATTTagatatatttacataaaatttgtataatttcttttttattattagccaTAAATAGCTAATTTAGTTTTcgaaaatttaattttttttcagaagtTTGTTTCAACTGCCCTAACTCCTCTTAAGATGTTTTGAGATgataaaaaatgtatgtatacaTTTGAGGTGATGATGaaatattactattaatataCTGCCCACAAGGATACAGTGGTGAAATAGTACACAATAATTGGACATACTACTGAATATAGTATTGAAAGGTTCTTCAGCAGCCTCCCAGCCTTGACATGATTCTGTCATTTCAGGAACATACCCCTTTGTAACCTCGTCCAACTGTACAGTGGGTGGTGTCTGCACAGGTCTGGGCATGCCACCCCAGAATGTGGGAGAGGTGTATGGCGTTGTCAAGGCCTATACCACTAGAGTGGGCATTGGAGCCTTCCCCACAGAACAGAAAAATGTAagggcttttgtttttttgttaatgGGTCCACTGCATGTTAGAATAGATACGTTTTGGGTGTTTCAGTTACTTCCAAAAGAACACCATCTGTTCCCTCATTGTCAGTAATGTGGGCAAAATGGTAGCTATTAAATAAAACTAGAAGAAGTGGAACTTTCTCACAAGCATACATACAAACGTCTGTGACTGTGGTGTGCCATAGTTTCCTGTATGTCTGAATCACCCCAACAGAGTGCCATAGTGACAGCCTTGAATGTATTACATTGTTATGTATGACATGTTTTATGTGCAATAGTGTATGTGTACACATCCACTTGGATGTTACTGTTTGCATTGCCTCATCTTAAGCTTATATTTGTTGGAGTCAAACCAAGTTTTAATATGTTAAGATCTTTTGCATTGTGAAACAGTGCATTCTTGCAGTACATGTCTTTTGTACACCAGCcttttaagtttttaaacacacctCAAATATGCATGAGAgctctttttttaaagaatacaaGTAGTAAGGGAAGTGATGTATGTACCTCACTGAGGCAATTAAATCAGCTGCATCAAGTGTACATGGACAGGTATTGaggtttctgtgattttcacaacagttaaatctttctgtatgctGGGAATAATGTTTGCCTTTTTTATTGTTATGTGTAGAACAGTAAGGGCTGAAGACTGAAAGTAAACAAGCTCCTTACATTTAACATGCTGTTGTAAGAAAAACCCACACTGGTAAAGCTGATGGGAGTTTACAGTTAATTTcttaacatttcattttaattatttttttaaggataTTGGAGAGCTACTTCAAACTAGAGGGAAGGAGGTGGGTGTGACCACCGGCCGAAAGAGGAGATGTGGTTGGTTGGATCTCGTGCTTGTCAAGTATGCTCACATGATTAACGGTTTCACCGCGTGAGTTCCtgtttcattatatttatagttatacCTTATTTTCTGAGCAGTTTCATTAGGTCttttaatgtgaattgcagcttttgctttgtaattttttatttttttggggatTGTCCAATGAGGAAAGATTTAATGAGaacagtgtttctttttttccattttcaaaaatgcaccttgtataatatgtatttttattcacTTTAGACTAGCTTTAACCAAATTGGATATTTTGGACGTCTTCCCTGAGCTCAAAGTTGGTGTGGCATACAAGGTGGGCAGTGAAAGCATACCATATTTTCCAGGTGAGCAACCAAACACTTACATTTTTTCTAAGCATTTCCCCATGTATAGTATAGGTTCTTAGCTTTCAgttatatagatatataaattTGGTCAAACGTTAACATACAGTGACTGCCAGCAGAAATAGAACCTGCACACTGTCACCACTGAAGCAAAGCAGGTTTGGTCTTGGCCAGGATTTACAAGTGAGACTTCCAAGTAAAAGCTGGGTGGCTCCTGGAAATGGTGTTGATGGGGCCAAGAGGGTGTGTCGTCCCTGTGATCTGTGTGGATCCTAACATATGTAATGACTGGGGCGTTGCTCTTCGAGACACAAAACTGAGGTTCTGGCTCACTAATGTTATAAATGATCCCTGGGCATTTCCTTGAAAATTGTAGGGGTGTTACCCAAATGTCCTGAACAAATTTACAGTTGTGGCCACAGCTGGCCTCCTAATCATCACCATGTTCAACGTGTTGTTGATTGTTTTAAATAGCTCATTTAGTCCTAATGGAAATATACAAACTTTACAAAAACATTCACAGATTTGGTGCATGAGTTTGAACTTATTTTAGGCATTTTCATATCAACACAGGGTCAACATTGACACATACAGCACacctaatatttaatataataatcaaTTTTCACCTTACTCAGAAGCTTTTGGTAGCCATCAATAAGCTTCCGACAGAATTCTGGTTGTATATTTGACCACTATTTTTGGTGAAAATAGTAGAATTCAACAAATGTGTCTGGTTTAGTGGTATGGACTTGTCTTTTCAGTCAAGTTTGTGATAGGGTTTTGTGTCAGGAACAGAAGGCCATtctaattaataaaatgttgaTTTAGCCATTGTTCTGTTGGAATATGCAGTttaataagaaaatatttttatcatGTAAATCTGGACATTTTTGTTACTTTAATCACAAAATTTTTAATACAATGCAAAGGTTACTGCAGTACAATAATATTATCAAGCTTCTGTCACTAGCTGGATTTCTTAAAATGTATTGAGAAAAACCATAATcaacttaaaatattttttttccagcaaatCAAGAGGTGTTACACAGGGTTGACGTAGAGTATGAGACTTTGCCTGGTTGGAACAGTGACACCTCCACAGCTAGGACCTTTGAGGAGCTTCCAGAAAATGCACAGAAATATATTCACTTTATTGAAGAGTACCTAGGGGTGCCTGGTGAGTGTCTGTGCTATCAATTGTTAAAATTCAACAGTTCAATtcagttcagacagaatgtACTGTTTATGTTTTGGATGACCATTTATCCCTGGATTATCTGAAGCTGAGACTTAAGGCTTAGTGCTTGTGATTTGGAACTTGGCCTATGGTGTAGTATTTAAGCTTAAAGCAACAGCCgttttaagtcattttttttcttcctcttttccaGTGAAGTGGGTTGGTGTTGGCAAGTCACGAGAGTCTATGATTCAgctgttttaaattaaatgtttgtgtttcctgTGGCCTGCACTGGGGGATCCTTCTCTTTCTGCACAGTTCGCTAGGCGTATCGAGGGGCTTTAGAGCCAGAAAATGGGTCCTGTTTTTCACCTCTCCACTCACAGCAAATGGCAGAACAAAATAGGCTTTCTCCTTCATCCtacactcccacacacaaaaATGATCTCAGACACTTTTCTCTGGAGGTGGAacttcctatttttttttttattaaagaagaGTGTCTTTAACATCTCACTTGTACCCAGTGGTCATTTCCATGTTTTGGATGCCAAAATGGACCATCACATGACCTAATGGAACttctatgtttttgttttggtgcTGTTTAGTTGCGCTTTTAGAGCACCACCAAGCTCAGAATCATCATCTGTGTTGTGATCATCAGCTAGTTCAAGTTTCTAAAAGCTTTTGAAGCTTTAAAGTTTtaaatctttgtgtgtgtgtgtgtgtgtgtgtgtgtgtgtgtgtgtgtgtgtgtgtatgtgtgcaatCTGTTCATTCTTTAATGCAAACCCTGACCTTGAATGTAGATCTTAAAATTT from Hoplias malabaricus isolate fHopMal1 chromosome 8, fHopMal1.hap1, whole genome shotgun sequence includes:
- the adss2 gene encoding adenylosuccinate synthetase isozyme 2 isoform X2, coding for MYPSLEIDLDGELMKLEAYVDRIKPMVRDGVFFMYEALHGPPKKILVEGANAALLDIDFGTYPFVTSSNCTVGGVCTGLGMPPQNVGEVYGVVKAYTTRVGIGAFPTEQKNDIGELLQTRGKEVGVTTGRKRRCGWLDLVLVKYAHMINGFTALALTKLDILDVFPELKVGVAYKVGSESIPYFPANQEVLHRVDVEYETLPGWNSDTSTARTFEELPENAQKYIHFIEEYLGVPVKWVGVGKSRESMIQLF